A single Equus asinus isolate D_3611 breed Donkey chromosome 21, EquAss-T2T_v2, whole genome shotgun sequence DNA region contains:
- the TRH gene encoding thyrotropin releasing hormone isoform X1: protein MDSVMPSPWSLLAMALTLTLTGVPGGHSQPEAAQQEAAMGAEHPGLDDLLRQAERLLLLREDLQRLREDQGERESESQIFQPNWLSKRQHPGKREEEAEEQVEEEEAEEGAVGRHKRQHPGRREDEAAWSADATQQKRQHPGRRSSWLGYTFTKRQHPGRRLVDPQAQRSWEEEEEEREEGELMPEKRQHPGKRALGSPCGPRGACGQASLLLGLLDDLSRGQGAEEKRQHPGRRAAWTREPLEE, encoded by the exons ATGG ACTCCGTGATGCCGAGCCCTTGGTCGCTGCTCGCCATGGCtttgaccctgaccctgaccggCGTTCCCGGCGGCCACTCACAGCCCGAGGCGGCCCAGCAGGAGGCGGCGATGGGCGCCGAGCACCCGGGCCTGGACGACCTCCTGCGCCAGGCGGAGCGCCTACTCCTCCTCCGGGAAGACCTCCAGCGGCTGCGAGAGGACCAGGGCGAGCGCGAATCAG AGTCCCAGATTTTTCAACCCAACTGGCTCTCCAAGCGTCAGCATCCAGGCAaaagggaggaagaggcagaagagcaagttgaagaggaggaggcagaagaaggGGCTGTGGGACGCCACAAACGGCAGCACCCCGGCCGGCGGGAGGATGAGGCTGCATGGTCAGCTGATGCAACCCAGCAAAAGCGGCAGCACCCTGGCCGGCGTTCCTCCTGGCTCGGGTACACTTTCACCAAGAGGCAGCACCCGGGCAGACGACTGGTGGATCCCCAGGCCCAAAGGAgttgggaagaggaggaagaggagagggaggagggggagctgATGCCTGAGAAACGCCAGCATCCGGGCAAgagggccctgggaagcccaTGTGGGCCCCGGGGAGCCTGTGGTCAAGCCAGCCTCCTGCTGGGGCTCCTAGATGACCTGAGCAGGGGCCAGGGGGCTGAGGAGAAGCGGCAGCACCCCGGGCGGAGGGCGGCCTGGACCCGGGAGCCCCTGGAGGAGTGA
- the TRH gene encoding thyrotropin releasing hormone isoform X2 translates to MPSPWSLLAMALTLTLTGVPGGHSQPEAAQQEAAMGAEHPGLDDLLRQAERLLLLREDLQRLREDQGERESESQIFQPNWLSKRQHPGKREEEAEEQVEEEEAEEGAVGRHKRQHPGRREDEAAWSADATQQKRQHPGRRSSWLGYTFTKRQHPGRRLVDPQAQRSWEEEEEEREEGELMPEKRQHPGKRALGSPCGPRGACGQASLLLGLLDDLSRGQGAEEKRQHPGRRAAWTREPLEE, encoded by the exons ATGCCGAGCCCTTGGTCGCTGCTCGCCATGGCtttgaccctgaccctgaccggCGTTCCCGGCGGCCACTCACAGCCCGAGGCGGCCCAGCAGGAGGCGGCGATGGGCGCCGAGCACCCGGGCCTGGACGACCTCCTGCGCCAGGCGGAGCGCCTACTCCTCCTCCGGGAAGACCTCCAGCGGCTGCGAGAGGACCAGGGCGAGCGCGAATCAG AGTCCCAGATTTTTCAACCCAACTGGCTCTCCAAGCGTCAGCATCCAGGCAaaagggaggaagaggcagaagagcaagttgaagaggaggaggcagaagaaggGGCTGTGGGACGCCACAAACGGCAGCACCCCGGCCGGCGGGAGGATGAGGCTGCATGGTCAGCTGATGCAACCCAGCAAAAGCGGCAGCACCCTGGCCGGCGTTCCTCCTGGCTCGGGTACACTTTCACCAAGAGGCAGCACCCGGGCAGACGACTGGTGGATCCCCAGGCCCAAAGGAgttgggaagaggaggaagaggagagggaggagggggagctgATGCCTGAGAAACGCCAGCATCCGGGCAAgagggccctgggaagcccaTGTGGGCCCCGGGGAGCCTGTGGTCAAGCCAGCCTCCTGCTGGGGCTCCTAGATGACCTGAGCAGGGGCCAGGGGGCTGAGGAGAAGCGGCAGCACCCCGGGCGGAGGGCGGCCTGGACCCGGGAGCCCCTGGAGGAGTGA
- the TRH gene encoding thyrotropin releasing hormone isoform X3, which translates to MGGSHPASAGMPALDSVMPSPWSLLAMALTLTLTGVPGGHSQPEAAQQEAAMGAEHPGLDDLLRQAERLLLLREDLQRLREDQGERESESQIFQPNWLSKRQHPGKREEEAEEQVEEEEAEEGAVGRHKRQHPGRREDEAAWSADATQQKRQHPGRRSSWLGYTFTKRQHPGRRLVDPQAQRSWEEEEEEREEGELMPEKRQHPGKRALGSPCGPRGACGQASLLLGLLDDLSRGQGAEEKRQHPGRRAAWTREPLEE; encoded by the exons ATGGGAGGTTCGCATCCCGCCTCCGCCGGGATGCCGGCCTTAG ACTCCGTGATGCCGAGCCCTTGGTCGCTGCTCGCCATGGCtttgaccctgaccctgaccggCGTTCCCGGCGGCCACTCACAGCCCGAGGCGGCCCAGCAGGAGGCGGCGATGGGCGCCGAGCACCCGGGCCTGGACGACCTCCTGCGCCAGGCGGAGCGCCTACTCCTCCTCCGGGAAGACCTCCAGCGGCTGCGAGAGGACCAGGGCGAGCGCGAATCAG AGTCCCAGATTTTTCAACCCAACTGGCTCTCCAAGCGTCAGCATCCAGGCAaaagggaggaagaggcagaagagcaagttgaagaggaggaggcagaagaaggGGCTGTGGGACGCCACAAACGGCAGCACCCCGGCCGGCGGGAGGATGAGGCTGCATGGTCAGCTGATGCAACCCAGCAAAAGCGGCAGCACCCTGGCCGGCGTTCCTCCTGGCTCGGGTACACTTTCACCAAGAGGCAGCACCCGGGCAGACGACTGGTGGATCCCCAGGCCCAAAGGAgttgggaagaggaggaagaggagagggaggagggggagctgATGCCTGAGAAACGCCAGCATCCGGGCAAgagggccctgggaagcccaTGTGGGCCCCGGGGAGCCTGTGGTCAAGCCAGCCTCCTGCTGGGGCTCCTAGATGACCTGAGCAGGGGCCAGGGGGCTGAGGAGAAGCGGCAGCACCCCGGGCGGAGGGCGGCCTGGACCCGGGAGCCCCTGGAGGAGTGA